The proteins below come from a single Argentina anserina chromosome 1, drPotAnse1.1, whole genome shotgun sequence genomic window:
- the LOC126791186 gene encoding uncharacterized protein LOC126791186 codes for MATQKLTDYELKRLENIRRNEELMASLKLQSMATQLSASTKRPRVESKSYKSNSEKQPKTRDPTVIRRSLRTRGLPPDAKGLGSRGIDSAMKSVESLDPKASPWELGPLSRKDVYSGVSDRGLIEAILGVEKKPQLGLGVKSEIGGENEVESCLAFTLVGGIGCGLVKKEEGGVVSDLKVEEMVLKEENVARVVPGNVMNMRFFPTSSVRMVVVGNKTGNVGFWNMDSEEGEEIENGIYMYRPHSGPISGISIHQDCVSKIFTSCYDGFIRSMDAEKEVFDLVYASDETVYSLAQQLSNAKCLYFAEGRGGISMWDERTGNISAQWSPHDDRINSIDFNSQNSNVITTSSTDGTACIWDLRCNDADKFKSLKTIGHKRAVHSAYFSPSGRSLVTTSLDNTVGVSTGVNFEDMSMIYHDNSTSRWIPKFKAIWGWDDAHVFIGNKNRGVDVISSLQRTTSFTLKSPYMSAIPCRFAAHPYNVGMLAGATGGGQVYVWTLG; via the exons ATGGCGACCCAGAAACTCACAGACTACGAGCTTAAGCGGCTCGAGAACATTCGCCGAAACGAGGAACTGATGGCCTCTCTGAAGCTCCAATCCATGGCCACCCAGCTCTCCGCCTCCACCAAACGCCCAAG GGTTGAGTCCAAATCGTACAAATCCAATTCGGAGAAGCAGCCCAAGACCCGTGACCCGACTGTAATCCGGCGCTCCCTGCGCACCAGGGGATTACCGCCCGACGCGAAAGGCCTCGGCAGTAGAGGCATTGATTCTGCAATGAAGAGTGTAGAATCCCTAGACCCAAAGGCGTCGCCTTGGGAATTGGGCCCTCTTAGTAGGAAAGATGTGTACAGCGGGGTGTCGGATCGGGGTTTGATCGAGGCGATTCTGGGTGTTGAGAAGAAACCGCAATTGGGTTTGGGAGTAAAAAGTGAAATTGGGGGTGAAAATGAGGTGGAATCATGTCTTGCATTTACTTTAGTTGGTGGAATTGGTTGTGGGTTGGTTAAGAAAGAAGAGGGTGGAGTTGTGAGTGATTTGAAGGTGGAGGAAATGGTGCTGAAGGAGGAGAATGTAGCCCGTGTCGTGCCGGGGAATGTTATGAACATGAGGTTTTTTCCAACTAGTAGTGTGAGAATGGTTGTGGTTGGGAATAAGACTGGGAATGTTGGGTTTTGGAATATGGATTCTGAGGAAGGGGAGGAAATTGAAAATgggatatatatgtatcgccCGCATTCTGGTCCCATTTCGGGGATATCTATTCACCAAGATTGTGTTTCAAAG ATTTTCACTAGTTGCTATGATGGATTTATCCGATCAATGGATGCTGAGAAAGAGGTGTTTGATCTAGTATATGCTAGTGATGAAACTGTATATTCTCTTGCTCAACAATTAAGCAATGCAAAGTGTTTATACTTTGCTGAAGGTCGTGGAGGTATAAGTATGTGGGATGAGAGAACAGGAAATATCTCAGCCCAATGGAGTCCGCATGATGATAGAATTAATTCCATAGACTTTAACTCACAAAACTCAAACGTCATCACCACTAGTTCAACAGATGGAACTGCCTGTATCTGGGATTTGAGATGTAATGATGCAGATAAATTCAAAAGCTTAAAGACAATTGGCCACAAAAGGGCTGTGCATTCTGCCTACTTTTCGCCTTCTGGAAGGTCGTTAGTGACAACAAG TCTTGATAACACAGTTGGTGTATCAACTGGAGTTAATTTTGAGGACATGTCAATGATATACCATGATAACAGTACAAGCAGATGGATTCCCAAGTTCAA GGCAATATGGGGATGGGATGATGCACATGTCTTCATTGGAAATAAGAACAGAGGAGTCGATGTTATTTCCTCCCTACAAAGAACAACATCCTTCACCTTAAAAAGCCCATATATGTCTGCGATTCCATGTAGATTTGCTGCTCACCCTTATAATGTTGGGATGCTAGCAGGAGCTACAGGCGGAGGCCAAGTTTATGTATGGACTTTGGGATAA